A window of the Nibribacter ruber genome harbors these coding sequences:
- a CDS encoding TolC family protein, whose product MNKKQLALSLCLSLATGFGYAQNQAQERVISLKEALSFATNNNIAIQQAQLDEEGAEYRIKETKGSGFPQINGTGQLTVTPSIPTQLLPGEIIGQPGTYVPVKFGQKYNASGGLELSQLIFSKSYFVGLEAAATTRDLYRLRTQMSKEDVIYNVSSAYLQALQTKEQFNTIEANYNRLVQLEKILTLQYKNDFAKKVDVNRITVNKTNLENQRQALASAYEQQKNALKFFMGMPMDQQFELSDTESLTNTALPLTVNAQEIIAQRTDYQALQTQKKLYGLNVENIKGRSYPSLAGFGQYTYNAQRQEFNFFDTSKPWFKTFVLGVKLNVPIFDGFQRKYQTRQAELEVKKTDLTMQNLALSTQMGLDNALKQISTSELALENQERNVRLAQEVYDTTNRLYKEGLSPLTDLLESEVSLREAQTNLNNERLKHKIAQLNYIKARGELNNLIQ is encoded by the coding sequence GTGAATAAAAAGCAATTAGCCCTGAGTCTGTGCCTTTCTTTGGCAACTGGATTTGGTTATGCGCAAAACCAGGCCCAGGAAAGGGTCATCTCTCTGAAAGAGGCCCTGAGTTTTGCTACCAACAACAACATTGCCATTCAACAGGCGCAACTGGATGAGGAGGGCGCCGAATACCGCATCAAAGAAACCAAAGGTTCTGGCTTTCCGCAGATCAATGGCACCGGCCAATTGACCGTGACGCCTTCCATTCCCACCCAGCTGTTGCCCGGTGAGATCATTGGTCAGCCTGGCACCTACGTGCCAGTAAAGTTTGGGCAGAAGTACAATGCCTCAGGCGGGTTGGAGCTGTCTCAGTTGATTTTCAGCAAGTCTTATTTCGTGGGCCTGGAGGCTGCCGCCACCACGCGTGATCTTTATCGTCTGCGCACGCAGATGAGCAAAGAGGACGTGATCTACAACGTGAGTTCTGCCTACCTGCAGGCGCTGCAAACCAAGGAGCAGTTCAACACCATTGAGGCCAACTACAACCGTCTGGTGCAACTAGAGAAAATCCTGACGCTGCAGTACAAGAATGACTTTGCCAAGAAGGTAGACGTGAACCGCATTACGGTGAACAAAACCAACCTGGAGAATCAGCGCCAGGCTTTGGCCTCTGCCTATGAGCAGCAGAAAAACGCGCTCAAGTTCTTCATGGGCATGCCCATGGACCAACAGTTTGAGCTGTCAGACACAGAGTCTTTAACCAACACCGCTCTGCCGCTTACCGTCAATGCCCAGGAGATCATCGCGCAGCGCACAGATTACCAGGCTTTGCAAACGCAGAAGAAACTGTATGGCTTGAACGTGGAAAACATCAAAGGCAGGTCTTATCCAAGCTTGGCTGGTTTTGGTCAATACACTTACAATGCCCAGCGCCAGGAATTCAACTTCTTTGATACCAGCAAGCCTTGGTTTAAGACCTTTGTACTGGGCGTGAAATTGAACGTGCCCATTTTTGACGGTTTCCAGCGCAAATACCAAACCAGACAGGCAGAACTGGAGGTAAAGAAAACGGACCTGACCATGCAGAACCTGGCCCTGAGCACCCAGATGGGCTTAGACAACGCCTTGAAGCAGATTAGTACCAGTGAGCTGGCCTTGGAGAACCAGGAGCGGAACGTACGCCTGGCACAGGAAGTGTATGACACCACCAACCGCCTCTACAAAGAAGGACTTTCTCCTTTGACAGATTTGCTGGAGTCTGAGGTGTCCCTGCGCGAGGCACAGACCAACCTGAACAATGAACGCTTGAAACACAAAATCGCGCAGCTCAACTACATCAAGGCGCGCGGCGAATTAAACAATCTCATCCAATAA
- a CDS encoding GbsR/MarR family transcriptional regulator, which produces MPQLTTEQKQLIEKIGVFHEQQGFPPATGRIMGLLYVTDRSHLSFEEIIDTLNISKSATSNSLNMLLQMHLIEYTTYPGDRKRYFGALLENWHQEVVNKMEQVLSFSKLVRQANELRGNANPSMNKLMEERVDFMEYLSQQVPKLMENWLQQRKK; this is translated from the coding sequence GTGCCACAACTAACAACAGAACAAAAACAGCTGATAGAGAAAATAGGGGTATTCCACGAGCAGCAGGGCTTTCCGCCGGCTACCGGGCGCATCATGGGCTTGCTGTACGTGACAGACAGGTCGCATCTATCCTTTGAAGAAATCATTGACACGCTCAACATCAGCAAGAGTGCCACCAGCAATTCATTGAACATGCTCCTGCAAATGCACCTCATTGAATATACTACCTACCCCGGCGACCGCAAACGGTACTTTGGGGCCCTGCTAGAAAACTGGCACCAGGAAGTGGTAAACAAAATGGAGCAGGTTTTGTCTTTCAGTAAGCTGGTAAGGCAGGCCAATGAGCTCAGAGGCAACGCCAACCCAAGCATGAATAAACTCATGGAAGAGCGCGTGGACTTTATGGAATACCTTTCGCAGCAGGTTCCTAAACTAATGGAGAACTGGCTGCAGCAGAGGAAAAAGTAA
- a CDS encoding immunity protein Imm33 domain-containing protein gives MKIIFFTLAMALFGFGNTKAQSVKKFKEPLTTAVFTTKFVMEENKPITYITHDVDDGAWQFFSDDEFEDFESVAKVVGLGEIIQMDKSILELADMPAGYYAYRVSATSKWVIQKQEE, from the coding sequence ATGAAAATAATTTTCTTTACCCTTGCTATGGCACTTTTTGGATTCGGGAACACGAAGGCCCAGTCAGTAAAAAAATTTAAAGAGCCTTTAACCACAGCAGTGTTTACCACCAAATTTGTAATGGAAGAAAATAAACCCATCACGTACATTACGCATGATGTAGATGACGGGGCTTGGCAGTTTTTCAGCGATGATGAGTTTGAAGATTTTGAAAGTGTAGCCAAGGTAGTTGGGCTAGGCGAAATCATACAAATGGATAAGTCTATACTTGAGTTGGCGGATATGCCTGCTGGGTACTACGCGTATAGAGTAAGTGCAACTAGTAAATGGGTAATTCAAAAACAGGAAGAATAG
- a CDS encoding carboxypeptidase-like regulatory domain-containing protein, whose amino-acid sequence MVKRLTIIIIIIASATTSWSQVIITGTVISKDDKSPLPGVAIIEKRSENGTSTKMDGTFSIEVSDPNSTLVFSFIGMRTKEVTLNGQRQILVETKWDCKKDFFDSQQIDIYASSGFINTPIGGKIGIASPWFLGGVIKGAYSYQTNAGGNVFQNAQVELAHYISNCDFDIDFRWSHRQVTLIDRLNSKANSFETDVNIGDIKLIAGYTHLNFNKAVDWDRSSGVLLGFGSYFNLPLHPTAIAKVSLYRDKIEYQASVQGGYKRFLCFLNFYKLNSFHEISLGIGTGLGYKVKKQKK is encoded by the coding sequence TTGGTAAAAAGACTAACCATAATAATTATAATAATAGCTTCTGCAACTACAAGTTGGAGCCAAGTTATTATTACAGGTACAGTTATATCAAAAGACGACAAGTCGCCTCTACCAGGAGTCGCTATCATAGAAAAGAGAAGTGAGAACGGAACATCAACAAAAATGGACGGGACGTTTTCTATAGAAGTTAGTGATCCCAATTCCACATTAGTTTTCTCGTTCATTGGAATGAGGACGAAAGAAGTAACACTGAATGGACAGCGCCAAATACTGGTCGAAACAAAGTGGGACTGCAAAAAGGACTTCTTTGATTCCCAACAGATAGATATTTATGCAAGTAGCGGATTTATAAACACCCCTATAGGTGGAAAAATTGGCATCGCATCGCCATGGTTCTTAGGTGGCGTGATCAAGGGTGCCTACAGCTACCAAACAAATGCAGGTGGAAATGTATTTCAGAACGCCCAAGTTGAGCTGGCACATTACATTTCCAATTGTGACTTTGACATTGACTTCAGGTGGAGCCATCGGCAAGTTACTCTCATAGACAGACTAAATTCCAAAGCCAACTCATTCGAGACAGACGTGAACATTGGAGACATTAAGTTAATTGCAGGTTATACTCATCTGAACTTTAACAAGGCAGTGGATTGGGATAGGTCATCTGGTGTACTACTCGGATTTGGCTCCTACTTTAATCTCCCTTTACATCCGACTGCAATTGCTAAGGTTTCTTTGTACAGAGACAAAATTGAATATCAAGCATCTGTTCAGGGTGGGTATAAGCGGTTTCTTTGTTTTCTGAATTTTTATAAACTAAACTCGTTCCATGAGATAAGTTTGGGTATAGGCACTGGCCTTGGCTATAAAGTGAAAAAGCAGAAAAAATAA
- a CDS encoding M28 family peptidase, with translation MKRSSLLLCLSALLSTGTAFSQTLEVPRKVAKALHKTKPADIKKHIAYLADDKLKGRKPGTEGYQMAVDYVVNQYKKLGVEPGGENNSYLQLVRLRQSFLGPDATFSRQPTQGGEAQSFTVGQDVAIYPHPEENQTSVSAPVVFVGHGITAPDLGYDDYAGQNVKGKIVLVMRGAPKSFPSTVASYSIDVTTILKNAADHGAVGVIIGANTQNPKATVPNLSRGVNSVADANGKVATSRNFVSPQIKLLANLSAVSTQHMFSKAGLDTAQVFTTLRSGKPASADLKQTVKASYTSSNKDFDSWNVIGKITGADPQLKNEYVVHSAHLDHVGITAPVNGDSINNGAHDNASGVASLLEIARTYSRLKEKPKRSILIVMVTAEEMGLLGSAYFAKYPTVPKSSIVADINTDMPTIIAPLLSVVGLGSQHSTLETPVANAAAYLGMTVEADPEPNENRFIRSDQYSFVTQGVPALHIKYGNKTADGLNNLNKKVAEWRAVHYHKPQDELNDTFDFDAGRKYVQLNFLISYQVANTPARPTWKKGDFFGTRFGQK, from the coding sequence ATGAAACGATCTTCCCTCTTGCTTTGCCTGAGTGCGCTTTTAAGCACCGGCACGGCTTTCTCCCAGACGTTGGAGGTACCCAGGAAAGTGGCCAAGGCCTTGCACAAGACCAAGCCCGCTGACATCAAAAAGCACATTGCCTACCTAGCCGACGATAAACTCAAAGGCCGCAAACCCGGCACCGAAGGCTACCAGATGGCCGTGGACTATGTAGTGAACCAATACAAAAAGCTGGGCGTGGAACCAGGCGGCGAAAACAACTCCTACCTGCAGTTAGTGCGTCTGCGCCAGTCGTTCCTGGGGCCTGATGCCACCTTTAGCAGACAACCCACGCAAGGCGGCGAGGCCCAAAGCTTCACCGTTGGGCAGGACGTGGCCATTTACCCGCACCCCGAAGAAAACCAGACCAGCGTGAGCGCGCCGGTGGTGTTTGTAGGACACGGCATTACCGCTCCAGACCTAGGCTATGATGACTACGCCGGCCAGAACGTGAAAGGCAAAATTGTGCTGGTGATGCGCGGGGCACCCAAGAGCTTCCCATCTACCGTGGCTTCCTACAGCATTGACGTGACCACCATCCTCAAAAATGCCGCCGATCATGGTGCCGTAGGCGTCATCATTGGCGCCAACACCCAAAACCCAAAAGCTACGGTTCCTAACCTGTCCAGGGGTGTGAACAGTGTGGCAGACGCCAACGGGAAAGTAGCCACCTCCCGCAACTTCGTGTCGCCGCAGATTAAGTTGTTGGCCAATCTTTCAGCCGTGAGTACGCAACACATGTTCAGCAAAGCCGGCTTGGACACTGCCCAGGTGTTTACCACCCTCCGGAGCGGCAAACCAGCTTCCGCAGACCTGAAGCAGACCGTAAAAGCCAGCTACACCTCCAGCAACAAAGACTTTGACTCCTGGAACGTGATTGGCAAGATTACCGGCGCAGACCCGCAACTGAAAAACGAATACGTGGTGCACAGCGCGCATCTGGACCACGTGGGCATCACGGCGCCCGTGAACGGCGACTCCATCAACAACGGCGCCCATGACAATGCCTCTGGCGTGGCCAGCCTACTGGAAATTGCCCGCACCTACTCCCGCCTCAAAGAAAAGCCGAAGCGCTCCATCCTGATTGTGATGGTGACCGCCGAGGAAATGGGACTGCTGGGTTCTGCCTACTTCGCCAAATACCCCACCGTGCCTAAGAGCAGCATTGTAGCCGACATCAACACAGACATGCCCACCATCATTGCGCCGTTATTGTCGGTGGTAGGATTAGGATCACAGCATTCTACCCTGGAAACGCCGGTGGCCAACGCGGCCGCTTACCTGGGCATGACCGTTGAGGCTGACCCAGAGCCCAATGAGAACCGTTTCATCCGGAGCGATCAGTACAGCTTCGTCACGCAGGGCGTTCCGGCCTTGCACATCAAGTACGGCAACAAAACCGCCGACGGCCTCAACAACCTCAACAAGAAAGTGGCAGAATGGCGCGCCGTTCATTATCATAAGCCGCAGGATGAACTCAATGACACCTTTGACTTTGACGCTGGCAGAAAGTATGTGCAGTTGAACTTCCTGATCAGTTACCAGGTCGCCAATACCCCAGCACGCCCCACCTGGAAGAAAGGTGATTTCTTTGGGACCCGCTTTGGGCAGAAATAG
- a CDS encoding DUF6600 domain-containing protein, producing MKIFKHAWVLGVIALLAFQLGGATAAQAQPGGRVSFQTFYDELEPYGRWINDPEYGYVWSPDVDQGFQPYASRGHWVMTEYGNTWVSDYDWGWAPFHYGRWAYDDYYGWLWVPGNEWGPAWVDWRRSDGYYGWAPMGPRITYVMPASRWCFVPVMYISSPRIYHYYVPQTRVVNIYHNTTIINNYYERDHRKYVYGPRTQDIERATNRKVNVYRVDNDSRPGRNQIADNTVRIYRPEVSNRRSEAPARVEARDNQSQVRTSRESNAAATTTRTERSTAGSRAATEAPATRRRVSTTERSEQRTSEASGPERTEPRAGTVREQRSSRGQTAPDNTQAPVRTERSQPATRTREQAAPSPRQRSSNLTPAPEAERRTEYAPRRTEASSQATYAPPRAQSAPQPQPIQERSRATSAPQSSQPVQGAAQERPAGGRERTSSRRN from the coding sequence ATGAAGATTTTTAAACACGCGTGGGTGCTAGGGGTGATAGCCCTTTTGGCATTCCAACTTGGAGGCGCTACCGCTGCACAGGCTCAGCCTGGCGGACGGGTGTCTTTCCAGACCTTCTATGACGAACTGGAGCCCTACGGCCGCTGGATCAATGACCCAGAGTATGGGTACGTTTGGTCGCCAGACGTTGACCAGGGATTTCAGCCGTACGCCAGCCGCGGGCACTGGGTCATGACCGAGTACGGCAACACCTGGGTGTCTGACTATGACTGGGGCTGGGCACCATTCCACTACGGCCGCTGGGCCTATGACGACTATTACGGTTGGCTCTGGGTACCCGGCAACGAGTGGGGACCAGCCTGGGTAGACTGGAGACGCAGTGACGGCTATTATGGCTGGGCGCCCATGGGTCCAAGGATTACCTACGTGATGCCGGCCAGCCGCTGGTGCTTCGTGCCGGTTATGTATATTTCCAGCCCAAGAATCTACCACTATTACGTGCCGCAGACCCGCGTGGTGAACATCTACCACAACACCACCATCATCAACAACTATTATGAGCGCGACCACCGCAAGTACGTGTATGGCCCCCGTACCCAGGACATTGAGCGCGCCACCAATAGAAAAGTGAACGTGTATCGGGTAGACAATGACAGCCGCCCCGGCAGAAACCAGATTGCAGACAACACGGTACGCATTTATCGGCCGGAGGTGAGCAACCGAAGAAGCGAGGCGCCTGCCAGGGTAGAAGCCAGAGACAACCAAAGCCAGGTGAGAACCTCCCGGGAGAGTAACGCTGCCGCTACCACCACCAGAACCGAAAGAAGCACTGCCGGCAGCAGAGCGGCGACTGAGGCGCCTGCCACCCGCAGAAGAGTGAGTACCACAGAGCGCTCTGAGCAACGTACTTCTGAGGCCAGCGGCCCGGAAAGAACCGAGCCTCGGGCGGGAACCGTCAGAGAGCAGCGTTCTTCCAGGGGGCAGACTGCGCCTGACAACACCCAGGCTCCCGTGCGGACCGAGCGCTCACAACCTGCCACCAGAACCAGGGAACAAGCAGCGCCCAGCCCGCGCCAGCGTAGTTCAAACCTGACTCCGGCCCCGGAAGCCGAGCGTAGAACAGAATATGCTCCGCGTAGAACAGAAGCAAGCAGCCAGGCCACGTATGCGCCACCACGCGCACAATCAGCGCCTCAGCCCCAGCCAATTCAGGAGCGGAGCAGGGCCACCTCGGCTCCGCAAAGCAGCCAACCCGTGCAGGGGGCTGCGCAAGAACGTCCGGCTGGTGGGCGTGAAAGAACTTCGTCCCGAAGAAATTAA
- a CDS encoding CPBP family intramembrane glutamic endopeptidase — translation MNIGKAVLFHLLPGLITIVIVVLLAPLLQQHGWHTGLSFLAALVFITIPLHVYLLLREGRRIHGFYTLRGVNLYHQPMPAWQYFLFFMALVAWAFGLLFLLAPVKEFLLEQVFYWLPAYLKGSDQVASLSYRAMLLFLVLQILVDGLLIPVVEEYYFKGYLLARMTSLGIVAPLLSAALFAFAHFWQPYNYPLIFLIQLPLTYLVWYKKNLYLGVYLHVFGNLFGALLSLIGFLSAS, via the coding sequence ATGAACATAGGCAAGGCCGTCCTTTTTCACCTACTTCCCGGGCTTATTACCATAGTCATCGTGGTTCTGTTGGCCCCGCTGCTCCAGCAACATGGCTGGCATACAGGGCTCTCATTTTTAGCGGCGCTGGTTTTCATCACCATTCCTTTGCATGTGTATTTGCTGCTGAGAGAAGGAAGAAGGATTCATGGGTTTTATACGCTCAGGGGTGTGAACCTGTACCACCAACCCATGCCGGCATGGCAGTACTTTCTGTTCTTTATGGCCTTGGTTGCCTGGGCCTTCGGGCTGTTGTTTCTGTTGGCGCCTGTAAAGGAGTTTCTGCTGGAGCAGGTGTTTTATTGGCTTCCGGCATACCTGAAAGGCAGTGATCAGGTGGCATCTCTCAGCTACAGGGCCATGCTGTTGTTTCTGGTGTTGCAGATTTTGGTAGATGGTCTACTTATACCGGTGGTAGAAGAGTACTACTTTAAAGGCTACCTGCTGGCCAGAATGACTTCTTTGGGAATAGTTGCGCCGTTATTATCTGCGGCGCTGTTTGCCTTCGCGCATTTTTGGCAGCCCTACAATTACCCGCTTATCTTCCTGATTCAGCTCCCGCTCACGTATCTGGTCTGGTACAAGAAGAACCTGTATTTGGGAGTGTACCTGCATGTTTTCGGGAACCTGTTCGGAGCCCTTTTAAGCTTGATAGGATTTCTAAGTGCTTCTTAA
- a CDS encoding DUF2200 domain-containing protein: protein MKTTPAHDAKIANMTFASVYPHYVTKVERKGRTKEELHQVLAWLTGFDENKLQELITEKVTFEAFFQQAAIPPNATLITGTICGYRIEEIENPLTRQVRYLDKLVDELAKGKKLEKIIRQS from the coding sequence ATGAAGACAACCCCAGCGCATGATGCTAAAATAGCCAACATGACCTTTGCCTCGGTGTACCCGCACTACGTGACCAAGGTAGAACGCAAAGGCAGGACCAAAGAAGAACTGCACCAGGTACTTGCGTGGCTGACGGGTTTTGATGAAAACAAACTGCAGGAGCTAATCACAGAAAAAGTGACCTTTGAGGCTTTCTTCCAACAAGCAGCCATTCCTCCCAACGCAACGCTCATTACAGGAACCATTTGCGGCTATAGGATAGAAGAGATCGAAAACCCATTGACCCGGCAGGTGCGGTACCTAGACAAGCTGGTAGATGAACTGGCGAAGGGCAAAAAGTTGGAGAAAATCATACGGCAGTCGTAA